One stretch of Cydia fagiglandana chromosome 18, ilCydFagi1.1, whole genome shotgun sequence DNA includes these proteins:
- the LOC134673220 gene encoding BTB/POZ domain-containing protein 6-B isoform X2 — MSNLCSRIVSKPPKRLQDSMSVAQTNAWMNAENINNGGQSLSPPHSQTISQRETGTQVSQCYSGPPSPCGSSSSVPSPTASPAPPPGSATLDPNWQATKPTIRERNAAMFNNQLMADITFVVGSPGHTQVIPAHKYVLATGSSVFYAMFYGGLAECKQEIEVPDVEPSAFLTLLKYLYCDEIQLEADTVLSTLYVAKKYIVPHLARACVNYLETSLTAKNACLLLSQSRLFEEPELMQRCWEVIDAQAEMALTSEGFVDIDISTLESVLARETLNCKEINLFEAALAWAQAECSRKEIESTPSNKRAMLGNAIYLIRFPTMSLEEFANSAAQIGILTPQETIDIFLHFTACAKPPLCYPIKSRAGLKSQICHRFQSCAYRSNQWRYRGRCDSIQFCVDKRIFVVGFGLYGSSNGAADYNVKIELKRLGRVLAENNTKFFSDGSSNTFHVYFENPIQIEPEYFYTASAILDGSELSYFGQEGLSEVYMGTVTFQFHCSSESTNGTGVQGGQIPELIYYGPTMSGAGSEE, encoded by the exons ATGTCGAATTTGTGttctagaattgtgtcaaagcCTCCTAAGAGGTTACAGGATAGTATGTCGGTCGCACAAACGAACGCTTGGATGAACG CGGAGAACATCAACAATGGAGGCCAGTCATTATCTCCGCCGCACAGTCAGACGATCTCGCAGCGCGAGACAGGCACCCAGGTGTCTCAGTGCTATAGTGGCCCGCCCTCTCCCTGCGGGTCCTCGAGCTCCGTCCCGTCCCCCACGGCGAGCCCCGCGCCGCCCCCGGGCTCCGCCACGCTGGACCCCAACTGGCAAGCTACCAAGCCCACCATCAGGGAGCGAAATGCAGCGATGTTCAATAATCAACTGATGGCTGATATCACATTTGTTGTTGGAAGCcccg GCCATACCCAAGTGATCCCAGCGCACAAGTATGTTTTAGCAACGGGCAGTTCTGTGTTTTACGCCATGTTTTACGGAGGGTTGGCGGAGTGTAAACAAGAAATAGAGGTTCCTGATGTTGAGCCCTCAGCTTTCCTAACATTATTAAA GTATTTATACTGTGATGAAATCCAGCTAGAAGCGGACACGGTGTTATCAACACTATATGTTGCAAAAAAGTACATAGTGCCTCATCTAGCAAGAGCCTGCGTCAATTATCTGGAGACCAGTCTCACAGCAAAAAACGCTTGCCTCCTCCTTAGCCAGTCCAGACTCTTCGAAGAGCCAGAGCTCATGCAGAGATGTTGGGAAGTGATCGACGCCCAG GCTGAGATGGCCCTGACATCAGAAGGATTCGTTGACATTGATATTTCGACCCTGGAGTCAGTACTAGCAAGAGAAACTCTAAATTGCAAAGAAATAAATCTATTTGAGGCAGCTCTAGCCTGGGCCCAAGCAGAATGTTCTAGAAAAGAAATTGAGTCGACACCAAGCAACAAGCGAGCAATGCTCGGAAACGCTATATACTTGATCAGATTCCCTACAATGTCCTTGGAAGAGTTTGCCAATAGTGCTGCTCAGATAGGAATACTCACACCACAAGAGACTATAGACATTTTTCTGCATTTCACCGCGTGCGCTAAACCACCACTGTGCTACCCCATCAAATCCCGAGCCGGACTCAAGTCTCAG atatgtcacagatttcaatccTGCGCTTATAGAAGCAATCAGTGGCGATATCGCGGCAGATGCGACTCCATACAGTTTTGCGTAGACAAGAGGATATTCGTTGTTGGCTTTGGACTGTACGGGTCTTCGAACGGTGCTGCAGATTACAATGTGAAGATCGAGCTGAAACGCCTAGGCAGAGTCCTGGCGGAAAACAACACAAAGTTCTTCTCAGATGGCTCAAGTAACACATTCCATGTTTACTTCGAGAACCCAATACAGATAGAGCCGGAGTACTTCTACACAGCCTCTGCTATCCTGGATGGAAGCGAGCTGAGTTACTTTGGACAAGAGGGATTGAGTGAAGTCTACATGGGTACAGTGACGTTCCAATTCCACTGTTCTTCGGAGAGTACCAACGGGACAGGAGTGCAAGGTGGACAGATACCAGAACTGATCTATTATGGGCCTACGATGAGTGGCGCTGGGAGCGAGGAATGA
- the LOC134673220 gene encoding BTB/POZ domain-containing protein 6-B isoform X1 — protein MKGSVFGTPKIPVILGKIVLGLIFTKADLTYFANRFVWYACQLRLQTSMDSSVDFFESLINEDGRFAEVNNNCQEPTQRRQRPRPRPLVEAENINNGGQSLSPPHSQTISQRETGTQVSQCYSGPPSPCGSSSSVPSPTASPAPPPGSATLDPNWQATKPTIRERNAAMFNNQLMADITFVVGSPGHTQVIPAHKYVLATGSSVFYAMFYGGLAECKQEIEVPDVEPSAFLTLLKYLYCDEIQLEADTVLSTLYVAKKYIVPHLARACVNYLETSLTAKNACLLLSQSRLFEEPELMQRCWEVIDAQAEMALTSEGFVDIDISTLESVLARETLNCKEINLFEAALAWAQAECSRKEIESTPSNKRAMLGNAIYLIRFPTMSLEEFANSAAQIGILTPQETIDIFLHFTACAKPPLCYPIKSRAGLKSQICHRFQSCAYRSNQWRYRGRCDSIQFCVDKRIFVVGFGLYGSSNGAADYNVKIELKRLGRVLAENNTKFFSDGSSNTFHVYFENPIQIEPEYFYTASAILDGSELSYFGQEGLSEVYMGTVTFQFHCSSESTNGTGVQGGQIPELIYYGPTMSGAGSEE, from the exons ATGAAGGGGAGTGTTTTTGGAACACCGAAAATACCTGTGATATTAGGAAAAATAGTTTTAGGCTTGATTTTCACAAAAGCGGACCTCACATACTTCGCTAACCG ATTTGTGTGGTACGCGTGCCAACTGCGACTGCAAACCTCGATGGACAGCAGCGTGGATTTCTTCGAAAGCCTCATCAACGAAGATGGCAGATTCGCTGAGGTGAACAACAACTGTCAAGAACCGACGCAGCGCAGGCAACGACCACGGCCACGGCCGTTGGTTGAAG CGGAGAACATCAACAATGGAGGCCAGTCATTATCTCCGCCGCACAGTCAGACGATCTCGCAGCGCGAGACAGGCACCCAGGTGTCTCAGTGCTATAGTGGCCCGCCCTCTCCCTGCGGGTCCTCGAGCTCCGTCCCGTCCCCCACGGCGAGCCCCGCGCCGCCCCCGGGCTCCGCCACGCTGGACCCCAACTGGCAAGCTACCAAGCCCACCATCAGGGAGCGAAATGCAGCGATGTTCAATAATCAACTGATGGCTGATATCACATTTGTTGTTGGAAGCcccg GCCATACCCAAGTGATCCCAGCGCACAAGTATGTTTTAGCAACGGGCAGTTCTGTGTTTTACGCCATGTTTTACGGAGGGTTGGCGGAGTGTAAACAAGAAATAGAGGTTCCTGATGTTGAGCCCTCAGCTTTCCTAACATTATTAAA GTATTTATACTGTGATGAAATCCAGCTAGAAGCGGACACGGTGTTATCAACACTATATGTTGCAAAAAAGTACATAGTGCCTCATCTAGCAAGAGCCTGCGTCAATTATCTGGAGACCAGTCTCACAGCAAAAAACGCTTGCCTCCTCCTTAGCCAGTCCAGACTCTTCGAAGAGCCAGAGCTCATGCAGAGATGTTGGGAAGTGATCGACGCCCAG GCTGAGATGGCCCTGACATCAGAAGGATTCGTTGACATTGATATTTCGACCCTGGAGTCAGTACTAGCAAGAGAAACTCTAAATTGCAAAGAAATAAATCTATTTGAGGCAGCTCTAGCCTGGGCCCAAGCAGAATGTTCTAGAAAAGAAATTGAGTCGACACCAAGCAACAAGCGAGCAATGCTCGGAAACGCTATATACTTGATCAGATTCCCTACAATGTCCTTGGAAGAGTTTGCCAATAGTGCTGCTCAGATAGGAATACTCACACCACAAGAGACTATAGACATTTTTCTGCATTTCACCGCGTGCGCTAAACCACCACTGTGCTACCCCATCAAATCCCGAGCCGGACTCAAGTCTCAG atatgtcacagatttcaatccTGCGCTTATAGAAGCAATCAGTGGCGATATCGCGGCAGATGCGACTCCATACAGTTTTGCGTAGACAAGAGGATATTCGTTGTTGGCTTTGGACTGTACGGGTCTTCGAACGGTGCTGCAGATTACAATGTGAAGATCGAGCTGAAACGCCTAGGCAGAGTCCTGGCGGAAAACAACACAAAGTTCTTCTCAGATGGCTCAAGTAACACATTCCATGTTTACTTCGAGAACCCAATACAGATAGAGCCGGAGTACTTCTACACAGCCTCTGCTATCCTGGATGGAAGCGAGCTGAGTTACTTTGGACAAGAGGGATTGAGTGAAGTCTACATGGGTACAGTGACGTTCCAATTCCACTGTTCTTCGGAGAGTACCAACGGGACAGGAGTGCAAGGTGGACAGATACCAGAACTGATCTATTATGGGCCTACGATGAGTGGCGCTGGGAGCGAGGAATGA